From Cryptococcus neoformans var. neoformans B-3501A chromosome 6, whole genome shotgun sequence, the proteins below share one genomic window:
- a CDS encoding hypothetical protein (HMMPfam hit to SRP9, Signal recognition particle 9 kDa protein (SRP9), score: 45.8, E(): 1.2e-10), producing MVYIKNWTDFEAAATDLYARSPNKVRYCVKFQPKTGHLVLKITDDLKCIKYKTFSSIILNRFDSLNLRLLSSMSNTKARPKTIISTTISASETPEREGTPVLAGASVEAPPLAVAPGGQEGMKQGAQGKSNTSGKKKKKGKR from the exons ATGGTGTACATAAAAAACTGGACAGACTTCGAGGCC GCCGCAACAGATCTCTACGCGCGATCGCCTAATAAG GTTCGATATTGCGTCAAGTTTCAGCCAAAGACGGGGCACCTTGTGCTCAAGATCACCGATGATTTAAAG TGCATCAAGTACAAAacattctcttccatcattcTTAACCGGTTCGACTCCCTTAACCTCCGCCTCTTATCTTCCATGTCCAACACCAAAGCCCGACCTAAGACGATCATCTCAACAACAATTTCAGCCAGTGAAACACCAGAGCGAGAAGGAACGCCTGTTCTTGCTGGGGCGAGCGTGGAGGCTCCACCTTTGGCAGTAGCTCCAGGGGGTCAGGAAGGAATGAAGCAAGGAGCTCAAGGGAAGTCAAATACGagcggaaagaagaagaagaaggggaaaagatAA
- a CDS encoding hypothetical protein (Match to EST gb|CF190066.1|CF190066; HMMPfam hit to Polysacc_deac_1, Polysaccharide deacetylase, score: 164.8, E(): 1.8e-46), translating into MSTFATFSALLVSLAGVMAQTTGTSVDSSILTKTADSTGPSGFSIPALSELTSGAPTDSTVALYSTFTAGATPTISGAPVLPTSALTIADYPALDVIPPTNSSLVQDWMAKIDLSKVPSYNVTTGDCSTDAGAISDGRCWWTCGGCTRETDIVECPDKNVWGLSYDDGPSPFTPLLIDYLEEKNIKTTFFVVGSRVLSRPEMLQTEYMSGHEISIHTWSHPALTTLSNEEIVAELGWTMKVIKDTLGVTPNTFRPPYGDIDDRVRAIAAQMGLTPVIWTSYTDGSTTVNFDTNDWHISGGTATGASSYETFEKILTEYAPQLDTGFITLEHDIYQQSVDLAVGYILPQVIANGTYQLKSIINCLGKDTSEAYIETSSNQTTTQITAATGTQSTFFQPIVGTATGAEVSAPSEATGSTAAGSAATTSSGSAASASASATSDSSSSGSGRSATMGGSLIALAAVAVGMVYVA; encoded by the exons ATGTCTACGTTCGCCACCTtttctgctcttctcgTCTCCCTCGCTGGTGTCATGGCCCAGACTACAGGCACATCGGTCGACAGTAGCATCTTGACCAAGACTGCTGACTCTACCGGTCCCTCTGGTTTCTCCATTCC TGCTCTGAGTGAGCTCACATCTGGTGCTCCCACTGACTCTACCGTGGCCCTCTACTCTACCTTCACGGCCGGTGCCACACCTACCATTTCTGGTGCCCCTGTCCTCCCTACCAGTGCCCTCACCATCGCCGATTATCCAGCTTTAGATGTCATTCCTCCTACCAACTCCTCTTTGGTTCAGGACTGGATGGCCAAG ATCGACTTGTCCAAGGTGCCCAGTTATAATGTGACAACGGGCGATTGTTCTACTGATGCGGGTGCTATCAGCGACGGTCGATGCTGGTGGACTTGTGGTGGTTGCACTCGGGAAACCGACATTGTCGAGTGCCCTGACAAGAATGTTTGGGGTCTCTCTTACGATGACGGGCCTTCTCCCTTCACCCCTCTCCTAATTGACTAccttgaggagaagaacatCAAGACCACCTTCTTCGTTGTCGGCTCTCGTGTCCTTTCTCGACCCGAGATGCTCCAAACTGAATACATGTCCGGCCACGAGATCTCTATCCACACCTGGTCTCACCCCGCACTTACCACTCTTTCCAACGAGGAGATTGTTGCCGAGCTTGGTTGGACAATGAAGGTCATCAAGGACACCCTTGGCGTCACCCCAAACACTTTCCGACCCCCTTACGGTGACATTGATGACCGTGTTCGAGCTATTGCTGCTCAGATGGGCTTGACCCCTGTTATCTGGACTTCTTACACTGATGGCTCAACCACTGTTAACTTTGACACT AACGACTGGCACATCAGCGGTGGTACCGCCACCGGCGCTTCTTCTTATGAGACCTTTGAGAAGATTCTCACCGAATACGCCCCTCAATTGGACACTGGTTTCATCACTCTTGAACACGACA TCTACCAACAGAGTGTCGACCTTGCTGTTGGTTACATTTTGCCTCAAGTTATCGCCAACGGTACATACCAACTCAaatccatcatcaactGTTTGGGCAAGGACA CTTCCGAAGCCTACATTGAGACTTCATCCAACCAGACTACTACCCAGATTACTGCTGCGACCGGCACTCAGTCTACCTTCTTCCAGCCCATTGTTGGCACTGCTACCGGTGCTGAAGTCTCCGCTCCTTCTGAGGCCACTGGCAGCACTGCCGCTGGCTCTGCTGCTACCACCAGTAGTGGTTCTGCCGCCAGCGCTTCCGCTAGCGCCACCTctgactcttcttccagcgGGTCTGGTCGATCAGCCACCATGGGCGGTTCTCTCATTGCTCTCGCCGCCGTTGCGGTCGGTATGGTATATGTCGCCTAA
- a CDS encoding hypothetical protein (Match to ESTs gb|CF194597.1|CF194597, gb|CF194359.1|CF194359, gb|CF191121.1|CF191121; HMMPfam hit to Ribosomal_L35Ae, Ribosomal protein L35Ae, score: 165.7, E(): 9.4e-47), producing MPSRAASPLSGCIAAIGPGDCLIADQSATFGDSGYHITILRVSPYALRVDVRVLKEGFDKFGSTSPSLKRLDKMASRLYIKGRILGHKRGKRNSRPNQSLLQIEGVDNKEAAGHYLGKRVAYVYKAKREINGSRVRVIWGRISRSHGNSGAVKSKFRTNLPAKTFGASCRIMLFPSNI from the exons ATGCCGTCGCGGGCGGCGTCGCCCCTTTCCGGATGCATCGCCGCGATCGGACCCGGCGACTGTCTTATCGCCGACCAAAGTGCCACATTCGGCGATTCAGGTTACCACATAACAATTCTCCGGGTTTCGCCGTATGCGTTGAGGGTGGACGTTCGCGTTTTGAAGGAAGGGTTTGACAAGTTTGGTTCtacttctccatccctcaAAAGACTAGACAAGATGGCTTCCCG ACTCTACATCAAGGGCCGAATCCTCGGGCACAAGCGCGGAAAGCGAAACTCCCGACCCAACCAGTCTCTCCTCCAGATTGAGGGTGTCGACAACAAGGAGGCCGCTGGCCACTACTTGGGAAAG CGTGTCGCCTACGTCTACAAGGCCAAGAGGGAGATCAACGGTAGCCGAGTCCGAGTCATCTGGGGCCGAATCTCTCGATCTCACGGTAACTCTGGTGCTGTCAAGTCCAAGTTCCGAACCAACCTCCCTGCCAAGACCTTCGGTGCCTCTTGCCGAATC AtgctcttcccctccaACATCTAA